The following coding sequences lie in one Agrobacterium vitis genomic window:
- a CDS encoding ABC transporter substrate-binding protein yields the protein MKNVIHTGKSAALLLGVSVFAVAAFASEPTVVPEAPPFPGQGKITYVPRDSIEEFKALPNYSEPDWVTEKFVKTGKLPPVKERLPKEPLVFKTGNMPDGIGVYGDTLRHVIGGRPEGWNYSAGQTQGWGGIDIAMSECLTRTAPLFQVKADDVEPLPNLAKSWDWSADGHKLTMHLIEGAKWSDGAPFTSDDVMFYWNDNVLDRNVTPLNGATPETFGEGTTLKAIDDYTVEWTFKEAFPRQYMFAMAYGTFCPGPAHILKTKHPKYAKDFTYDQYKNGFPPEYMNIPVMGAWVPVSYRSDDMIVLRRNPYYWKVDEQGHQLPYINEIHYKLSTWADRDVQAIAGSGDLSNLEQPENFVESLKRAAQPSAPSRLAFGARLIGYNLRLNYSANGWGDPDARGQAVRELNRNPDFRKAITMALDRKKIGESLVKGPFTAIYPGGLSSGTSFYDRQSTIYYPFDLAGAKALLAKAGLKDTDGDGFVNFPAGVAGGQDVQIVLLSTSDYGTDRNLAEGVIGQMEKLGLKVVLNSLDGVKRDQANFGGRFDWMIRRNDPDMTSVVQNTAQLAPTGPRTSGHHRAGKDGTVDLMPYEKQLVAIVNRFIASQDNVERRDLMKQYQKIATENVDTIGLTEYPGALIINKRFSNVPVGAPIFMFNWAEDTIIRERMFVAADKQGDFELFKNQLPGKPGENKPLN from the coding sequence ATGAAAAACGTCATCCATACCGGAAAGTCCGCTGCCCTGTTGCTCGGCGTGTCGGTTTTTGCTGTTGCAGCCTTTGCGTCCGAGCCGACTGTGGTGCCCGAGGCTCCGCCCTTTCCGGGGCAAGGCAAGATCACCTATGTGCCGCGTGACTCCATTGAGGAGTTCAAGGCCTTGCCGAATTACAGCGAGCCGGATTGGGTGACGGAGAAATTCGTCAAAACCGGCAAACTGCCGCCGGTGAAGGAGCGGCTGCCGAAAGAGCCTCTGGTGTTCAAAACCGGCAATATGCCCGACGGCATCGGCGTCTATGGCGATACCTTGCGCCACGTGATTGGTGGCAGGCCCGAGGGCTGGAACTATTCGGCGGGCCAGACCCAAGGCTGGGGCGGTATCGATATTGCCATGTCCGAATGCCTGACGCGTACAGCCCCGCTGTTTCAGGTGAAGGCCGATGATGTCGAACCTTTGCCTAATCTCGCCAAGAGCTGGGATTGGTCTGCGGATGGACACAAGCTGACCATGCATCTGATTGAGGGCGCAAAATGGTCGGATGGGGCACCGTTTACCTCTGATGATGTGATGTTCTACTGGAATGACAATGTGCTGGACAGAAATGTCACACCCTTGAACGGCGCAACGCCCGAAACCTTTGGTGAAGGCACGACACTGAAGGCCATTGATGATTATACCGTCGAATGGACCTTCAAGGAGGCGTTTCCGCGACAATATATGTTCGCCATGGCTTACGGAACATTCTGCCCCGGTCCAGCCCATATCCTCAAAACAAAGCACCCGAAATATGCCAAGGACTTCACCTATGATCAGTATAAGAACGGCTTTCCGCCTGAATATATGAACATTCCGGTGATGGGTGCCTGGGTGCCCGTGTCCTATCGTTCTGATGATATGATCGTGCTGCGCCGCAATCCCTATTACTGGAAGGTGGATGAGCAGGGGCATCAACTGCCCTATATCAATGAGATCCACTACAAGCTCTCCACATGGGCCGACCGCGATGTGCAGGCGATTGCCGGCTCCGGCGACCTCTCCAATCTTGAGCAGCCGGAGAATTTTGTCGAAAGCCTGAAGCGGGCAGCGCAGCCATCTGCCCCTTCCCGCCTTGCCTTTGGCGCGCGTCTGATTGGCTATAATCTGCGGCTCAACTATTCGGCCAATGGCTGGGGTGATCCCGATGCGCGTGGCCAGGCCGTGCGCGAGCTGAACCGCAATCCCGATTTCCGCAAAGCCATTACCATGGCACTGGATCGTAAGAAGATCGGGGAATCGCTGGTCAAGGGACCGTTCACCGCCATTTATCCGGGCGGATTGTCGTCAGGAACGAGCTTTTATGATCGCCAGTCAACGATCTATTATCCCTTCGATCTGGCCGGTGCCAAGGCACTTCTGGCCAAGGCCGGGCTGAAGGATACCGATGGCGACGGCTTCGTCAATTTCCCGGCGGGCGTGGCGGGTGGTCAGGATGTGCAGATCGTTCTGCTGTCCACTTCAGACTATGGAACCGATCGCAATCTTGCCGAAGGCGTGATTGGCCAGATGGAAAAGCTCGGCCTGAAAGTGGTGCTGAACTCACTGGATGGTGTCAAACGCGATCAGGCCAATTTTGGCGGCCGGTTCGATTGGATGATCCGCCGCAATGATCCCGACATGACATCCGTGGTGCAAAACACCGCGCAATTGGCACCGACCGGGCCACGCACCAGCGGGCATCACCGCGCGGGGAAGGACGGCACGGTTGATCTGATGCCCTATGAGAAGCAGCTAGTTGCCATCGTCAACAGGTTCATTGCGTCTCAGGACAATGTCGAGCGACGGGATTTAATGAAACAATATCAGAAAATCGCCACTGAAAATGTCGATACCATTGGACTGACGGAATATCCCGGTGCGCTGATCATCAACAAGCGGTTCTCCAACGTTCCGGTCGGCGCTCCGATCTTCATGTTCAACTGGGCGGAAGACACCATCATCCGCGAACGCATGTTTGTCGCCGCAGACAAGCAGGGTGATTTCGAACTGTTCAAAAACCAGCTTCCCGGCAAGCCGGGCGAAAACAAACCTCTCAACTGA
- a CDS encoding ABC transporter permease has protein sequence MFRFLLVRIASAIPVLFVLSVVTFAIIKAPPGDYSDYIRSQMINQGGASFEAADAQAQAYKIANGLDKPIPIQYINWITGIVTRGDFGHSLFYNKPVSEVVGERLPRTLALALVCHILASVIGITFGILAATRQYTWVDSLLSGISFLGMTVPRFLMALIIVYIMVFHFNATEINSFNSAKYGGAPWSFAKFLDLLQHVWPVIAIATFGGLAYNMRVMRGNLLDTLNAQYVETARAKGLSERQVILRHAVPNALHPLIMYQGVVLPYMLTGEIETAIIFALPTVGPAIVGSMWVGDVYVTATFMLVLSATLIVGNIIADMLLALLDPRVRLGGGAHA, from the coding sequence ATGTTTAGATTTCTGCTTGTGCGCATAGCCTCTGCCATTCCTGTGCTGTTTGTTCTCAGCGTTGTGACCTTTGCCATCATCAAGGCCCCTCCGGGGGATTACAGCGACTACATCCGTTCCCAGATGATCAATCAAGGCGGCGCATCGTTTGAAGCCGCCGATGCGCAGGCGCAGGCCTATAAAATTGCCAATGGGTTGGATAAACCGATCCCCATCCAATACATCAACTGGATTACCGGCATCGTCACCCGGGGCGATTTTGGCCATAGCCTGTTCTACAACAAACCTGTGTCGGAAGTGGTGGGCGAGCGGCTGCCCCGGACATTGGCGCTGGCGCTGGTTTGCCATATCCTTGCCTCCGTCATTGGCATCACCTTCGGCATTCTGGCGGCAACCCGGCAATATACCTGGGTGGATAGTCTGCTGTCCGGCATCTCGTTTCTCGGCATGACCGTGCCACGTTTTTTGATGGCGCTGATCATCGTCTACATCATGGTGTTCCATTTCAATGCTACGGAAATCAACAGCTTCAACTCTGCCAAATATGGTGGAGCGCCATGGTCCTTTGCCAAATTCCTCGACCTCTTGCAGCATGTATGGCCGGTGATTGCCATCGCCACCTTTGGCGGGCTGGCTTATAATATGCGGGTCATGCGCGGCAATCTGCTGGATACGCTGAACGCGCAATATGTCGAAACAGCCCGCGCCAAGGGCCTCAGCGAGCGACAGGTGATCTTGCGCCATGCGGTGCCAAATGCGCTGCATCCGCTGATCATGTATCAGGGCGTCGTGCTGCCCTATATGCTGACCGGCGAGATTGAAACGGCGATTATTTTTGCCCTGCCAACCGTTGGCCCGGCCATTGTTGGCTCCATGTGGGTCGGCGATGTCTATGTCACCGCAACCTTCATGCTGGTCCTCTCCGCCACGCTGATTGTTGGTAATATCATTGCCGACATGCTGCTGGCGCTTCTTGATCCTCGAGTTCGATTGGGCGGAGGGGCGCACGCATGA
- a CDS encoding zinc-binding alcohol dehydrogenase family protein, whose translation MKALICEEPGRLSLIERAPPPRAENEVLVRIRHVGICGTDFHIYAGKHPFLEYPRVMGHELSGTVAEAPAGSRLKTGDAVYIVPYLSCGACHACRKGLSNACQNIRVLGVHCDGGMAEYVSVPEENVVPTGGISLADAAMIEFLAIGAHGVKRGNIQQQDRVLVTGSGPIGMSAIIFAKARGAHVTVMDTREDRLAFAVDRLMADQSLFADASAEAEVERMTGGDGFDVVIDATGNAIPMQRGFKFLAHGARYVLLSVVRQDITFSDPEFHKREATLIASRNAQPDDFAEVVRQIEAGKVPTRALNTHTGHLDDGVKLFNEWSQPQAGVIKAILEVE comes from the coding sequence ATGAAAGCGCTCATCTGCGAAGAACCCGGCCGCCTCTCCCTTATCGAGCGCGCGCCGCCACCGCGTGCAGAAAATGAGGTTCTCGTGCGCATCCGCCATGTCGGTATCTGCGGCACGGATTTTCACATCTATGCGGGCAAGCATCCCTTCCTGGAATATCCTCGGGTCATGGGACATGAATTGTCGGGAACGGTTGCGGAGGCGCCCGCAGGCAGCCGGTTGAAGACCGGCGATGCCGTCTATATTGTCCCATACCTGTCCTGCGGCGCCTGCCATGCCTGCCGCAAGGGGCTGTCAAATGCCTGCCAGAACATCCGGGTTCTTGGCGTTCACTGTGATGGTGGTATGGCCGAATATGTGAGCGTGCCGGAAGAAAACGTCGTACCGACCGGTGGCATTTCACTCGCTGACGCGGCGATGATCGAGTTTCTGGCCATCGGCGCTCATGGCGTGAAACGCGGCAACATCCAACAGCAGGATCGTGTTCTCGTCACCGGCTCCGGGCCGATCGGCATGTCGGCAATCATCTTTGCCAAGGCAAGAGGCGCGCATGTGACTGTTATGGATACCCGCGAGGATCGCCTGGCCTTCGCCGTGGATCGCCTCATGGCCGATCAATCGCTGTTTGCCGATGCGTCGGCTGAGGCCGAAGTTGAGAGGATGACGGGTGGCGATGGTTTCGACGTGGTGATCGATGCCACCGGCAATGCCATTCCGATGCAGCGCGGTTTCAAATTCCTCGCCCATGGCGCACGCTACGTCCTGCTCTCCGTCGTTCGCCAGGACATCACCTTCTCTGATCCGGAATTCCACAAGCGCGAGGCAACGCTGATCGCCAGCCGCAATGCCCAACCGGACGATTTTGCCGAAGTCGTCCGCCAGATCGAGGCTGGCAAGGTGCCGACACGGGCTTTGAACACCCATACCGGCCACCTTGATGATGGCGTCAAGCTTTTTAATGAATGGTCCCAGCCTCAAGCCGGTGTGATCAAGGCCATCCTGGAGGTTGAGTAG
- a CDS encoding AraC family transcriptional regulator, whose protein sequence is MGNSVLKTMIDAGPIMRTVSLPRGRHSLHTMPTSTGYEVRSDATYDWDGRKRGQTPFTVLQYTISGAGNLRYENSTYRVLPGQTLLVLVPHNHRYWLEPGGRWEFFWISMNGEEALRIHNAILAAMGPILNLNQQTVEHLADCSQRLIAGGAETPGRASAIAYEAAMALYDDVFGSHPTLSAEYRTMQHVIDHISANLDQSLSVEQLAAVSGLSRAHFSRVFAASEGMPPAEFVLHKRLKRAVKLLTKGSHLSVKEISTMCGFEEPNYFSKVFRRHFGASPTEFRTTGMYSSILQGGVEAETKPARFHRPDVNE, encoded by the coding sequence ATGGGTAATTCTGTGCTAAAGACGATGATTGACGCTGGGCCGATCATGCGCACCGTTTCGCTGCCTCGGGGCCGCCATAGCCTGCATACCATGCCGACAAGCACAGGCTATGAAGTGCGCAGCGATGCCACCTATGACTGGGATGGCAGGAAGCGCGGGCAAACACCGTTTACCGTTCTTCAATACACGATCTCGGGTGCTGGAAACCTGCGCTATGAAAACAGCACCTATCGGGTCCTGCCGGGCCAGACATTGCTGGTCCTGGTGCCGCATAATCATCGATATTGGCTGGAGCCAGGGGGGCGCTGGGAGTTCTTCTGGATTTCGATGAATGGCGAGGAAGCGCTGCGAATCCATAACGCGATCCTCGCCGCCATGGGACCTATTCTCAATCTGAACCAGCAGACCGTCGAGCATCTTGCCGATTGCAGCCAACGCCTCATTGCCGGGGGCGCGGAGACGCCGGGACGGGCCTCTGCAATCGCCTATGAGGCCGCCATGGCGCTTTATGACGATGTGTTTGGCTCACATCCGACCTTGAGCGCGGAATATCGCACAATGCAGCATGTCATCGATCATATTTCGGCCAATCTGGATCAGTCTCTTTCCGTTGAGCAACTGGCGGCAGTGTCTGGTCTCAGCCGAGCCCATTTCTCACGGGTCTTTGCTGCGAGCGAAGGCATGCCGCCAGCGGAATTCGTGCTGCACAAACGTCTGAAAAGAGCGGTCAAGTTGCTGACAAAGGGCTCGCATCTTTCCGTAAAGGAGATATCGACGATGTGCGGCTTCGAAGAGCCGAACTATTTCTCCAAGGTCTTCAGGCGTCATTTCGGAGCCAGTCCGACTGAATTCAGAACGACCGGAATGTACTCAAGTATATTGCAGGGGGGCGTTGAGGCCGAGACAAAACCGGCTCGATTTCATAGGCCCGACGTGAACGAGTGA
- a CDS encoding alpha-glucosidase/alpha-galactosidase, giving the protein MSSFKIAIIGAGSVGFTKKLFTDLLSVPEFHNVEFALTDISQHNLDMIKTILDRIVEANRLPAKVTASTDRRDAIAGARYIISCVRVGGLGAYADDISIPLKYGVDQCVGDTICAGGILYGQRNIPVILDFCKDIRELAEPGAKFLNYANPMAMNTWAAIEYGKVDTIGLCHGVQHGAEQIAEILGAGPGELDYICSGINHQTWFVDVRVKGRKIGKQELIDAFEAHPVFSQQEKLRIDVLKRFGVYSTESNGHLSEYLPWYRKRPEEITRWIDMSDWIHGETGGYLRYSTETRNWFETEFPQFLESAGKPLDPAKRSNEHASHILEALETGRVYRGHFNVKNNGIITNLPSDAIIESPGFVDRFGINMVAGITLPEACAATCISSINVQRMSVHAAISGDIDLLKLAVLHDPLVGAICTPEEVWQMVDEMVVAQAEWLPQYAHAIPQAKERLSRATVKTRDWKGVARRDVRSIDELRAEKQATKLKAAS; this is encoded by the coding sequence ATGAGCAGCTTCAAGATCGCCATCATCGGGGCTGGCAGCGTCGGCTTTACCAAGAAGCTTTTCACCGACCTTTTGAGCGTGCCGGAGTTTCACAATGTGGAATTTGCGCTCACGGATATCAGCCAGCATAATCTTGATATGATCAAGACAATTCTGGACCGGATTGTCGAGGCAAACAGGCTTCCTGCCAAGGTCACGGCGTCTACGGATCGCCGCGACGCCATTGCCGGGGCGCGCTATATTATCAGCTGCGTGCGCGTCGGCGGTCTTGGGGCCTATGCCGATGATATCAGCATTCCGCTGAAATATGGTGTTGATCAATGCGTGGGGGATACGATTTGCGCCGGCGGTATTCTCTATGGCCAGCGCAATATTCCGGTCATTCTGGATTTCTGCAAGGATATCCGCGAACTGGCCGAGCCGGGCGCAAAATTCCTCAACTATGCCAACCCCATGGCGATGAATACCTGGGCGGCGATTGAATATGGCAAGGTCGATACGATCGGCCTTTGCCACGGTGTGCAGCATGGCGCAGAGCAGATAGCCGAGATTTTGGGCGCAGGCCCGGGCGAGCTGGACTATATTTGCTCTGGTATTAATCACCAGACTTGGTTTGTCGATGTGCGCGTCAAGGGCCGCAAGATTGGCAAGCAGGAGCTGATCGACGCCTTTGAGGCCCATCCCGTATTTTCGCAGCAGGAAAAACTGCGTATCGATGTTTTGAAACGCTTCGGGGTGTATTCGACCGAGAGCAACGGCCATTTGTCGGAATATTTGCCATGGTATCGCAAGCGGCCGGAAGAGATTACCCGCTGGATTGACATGTCCGACTGGATTCATGGCGAAACCGGCGGCTATCTGCGCTATTCGACAGAGACCCGCAACTGGTTTGAAACCGAGTTTCCGCAGTTTCTGGAAAGTGCGGGCAAGCCGCTTGATCCGGCCAAACGCTCCAATGAACATGCCAGCCATATTCTCGAAGCGCTGGAAACCGGTCGAGTTTATCGCGGCCATTTCAACGTGAAGAACAATGGCATTATCACCAATCTTCCCTCGGATGCGATTATTGAATCACCCGGATTTGTTGATCGCTTCGGCATCAACATGGTGGCGGGTATCACCCTGCCGGAAGCCTGTGCAGCCACCTGCATTTCCTCCATCAATGTCCAGCGGATGTCAGTGCATGCGGCTATTTCGGGGGATATCGATCTTCTGAAACTCGCGGTGCTGCATGATCCGCTGGTGGGGGCGATCTGCACGCCGGAAGAAGTCTGGCAGATGGTGGATGAAATGGTGGTGGCCCAGGCCGAATGGCTGCCGCAATATGCCCATGCCATTCCGCAGGCCAAGGAGCGCCTGAGCCGCGCCACCGTCAAGACACGCGACTGGAAGGGCGTTGCCCGACGCGATGTGCGCTCCATTGATGAATTGCGGGCCGAAAAACAAGCGACAAAGCTGAAGGCCGCAAGCTGA
- a CDS encoding L-fuconate dehydratase, translating to MTRITNLNVFDLRFPTSASLDGSDAMNPDPDYSAAYVVLETDVPGLEGHGLTFTIGRGNDICCMAIKAMRHLVVGVDLDEVRAAPGQFWRKLTGDSQLRWIGPDKGAMHLATGAVVNAFWDAMAKQAGLPVWQFVSTMSPEEIADIVDYRYLTDALTREEAVAILRKAEDGKADRIALLEREGYPCYTTSAGWLGYDDDKLRRLAQDAIDQGFDHIKMKVGRDLEDDIRRLTIAREVIGPDRYLMVDANQVWEVGQAIDWMKKLAFAKPFFIEEPTSPDDVAGHRKIRDAIAPIKVATGEMCQNRIMFKQFITEGAIDIVQIDSCRMGGLNEVLAVLLLAAKYEKPVWPHAGGVGLCEYVQHLSMIDYIAVSGTREGRVIEYVDHLHEHFIDPCVIQNAAYMPPSRPGFSIEMKPESIAAYTFPTSKTV from the coding sequence CGGCAGCCTATGTGGTCCTCGAAACGGATGTCCCGGGCCTGGAAGGCCATGGCCTGACCTTCACCATTGGCCGTGGCAACGATATTTGCTGCATGGCAATCAAGGCCATGCGCCATCTGGTGGTGGGCGTGGATCTGGACGAGGTGCGGGCTGCGCCTGGCCAGTTCTGGCGAAAGCTGACCGGCGATAGCCAGCTGCGCTGGATTGGACCTGATAAGGGCGCCATGCATCTGGCCACCGGCGCTGTCGTCAATGCCTTCTGGGATGCCATGGCAAAGCAGGCCGGTCTGCCGGTGTGGCAGTTCGTATCGACCATGTCGCCGGAAGAGATCGCCGACATCGTCGATTATCGCTATCTCACCGATGCGCTGACCCGCGAAGAGGCTGTTGCTATCCTGCGCAAGGCGGAAGACGGCAAGGCCGACAGGATCGCGCTTCTCGAACGGGAAGGCTATCCCTGCTACACGACCTCGGCCGGATGGCTGGGATATGACGATGACAAGCTGCGTCGTCTGGCGCAGGACGCCATCGACCAGGGCTTTGATCATATCAAGATGAAGGTTGGACGTGATCTTGAGGATGACATTCGTCGCCTGACGATTGCCCGCGAGGTGATCGGGCCGGATCGTTACCTTATGGTCGATGCCAATCAGGTCTGGGAAGTGGGCCAGGCGATCGACTGGATGAAAAAGCTCGCCTTTGCCAAACCCTTCTTCATCGAGGAGCCAACCAGCCCGGACGATGTGGCAGGCCACCGCAAGATCCGCGATGCTATTGCGCCGATCAAGGTCGCGACCGGCGAGATGTGCCAGAACCGTATCATGTTCAAGCAGTTCATCACCGAGGGGGCGATTGACATCGTCCAGATCGATTCCTGCCGGATGGGCGGGCTCAATGAAGTTCTGGCCGTGCTGCTGCTGGCGGCAAAATATGAAAAGCCGGTCTGGCCACATGCTGGCGGCGTCGGGCTCTGTGAATATGTCCAGCATCTTTCGATGATCGATTACATCGCGGTCTCCGGCACCAGAGAGGGCCGCGTGATCGAATATGTAGACCATCTGCACGAACACTTCATCGATCCCTGCGTCATCCAAAATGCTGCTTACATGCCGCCATCCCGTCCTGGCTTCTCCATTGAGATGAAGCCGGAATCGATTGCCGCCTATACGTTTCCCACGTCAAAGACGGTCTGA
- a CDS encoding J domain-containing protein, with product MTSDSKIFVGLRSTRKKPAPDRGSTGPKCQWDGCDKGGTHRAPVGRNAEGLYLLFCADHVKTYTKGYNFAPNLSDPVTARYQKDAASGKLQTWGTSVNKPSEIPLPSTARSGSAKATNARKSAAQRQAEKLDTQRRKLKVLEAKAFETLGLSPDATPEEIRSRYKQKLKMHHPDANNGDRNSEDKLQASIDAHKILKLNGFC from the coding sequence ATGACCTCTGATTCAAAGATTTTTGTTGGCCTCCGGTCGACACGTAAAAAGCCTGCTCCAGACCGTGGATCGACAGGTCCGAAATGCCAATGGGATGGCTGCGACAAGGGTGGAACGCATCGTGCTCCTGTCGGACGAAATGCCGAGGGTCTCTATCTGCTGTTCTGTGCCGATCATGTGAAAACCTACACCAAAGGTTACAATTTCGCACCCAATCTGTCCGACCCCGTAACGGCGCGCTATCAGAAGGATGCGGCGAGCGGCAAGCTGCAGACGTGGGGGACCAGCGTCAATAAGCCGTCGGAAATTCCGCTGCCTTCCACGGCCCGCTCCGGCTCTGCAAAGGCCACAAACGCACGTAAAAGCGCTGCACAGCGCCAAGCGGAAAAATTGGATACTCAGCGCCGTAAGCTCAAGGTGCTGGAAGCGAAGGCTTTCGAGACGCTTGGCCTTTCGCCGGATGCAACGCCGGAAGAGATCAGAAGCCGCTATAAGCAGAAGCTCAAAATGCATCATCCGGATGCAAATAACGGCGATCGAAACTCCGAGGATAAGCTTCAGGCTTCGATCGACGCCCATAAAATCCTTAAGCTCAACGGATTTTGTTGA
- a CDS encoding response regulator transcription factor, with protein sequence MRVLLVEDDEDLSGRIATALRSENFVVDIARNGEDALHAGLTELFDIAVLDLGLPKIDGVTVLKGWRESERNLPVLVLTARDGWPDKVSSFKAGADDFLSKPFKIEELVLRLRALVRRATGHASSRIQCGALMFDAQLGTFELNGLPVKLTALEWRVLSCLMLRKEMVVDRRELNERVYDGDAEVDSNSIEVIIARLRKKLGSDIIETVRGRGYMLTAPVQS encoded by the coding sequence ATGCGCGTACTGCTCGTCGAAGACGATGAAGACCTGAGTGGCCGGATCGCCACTGCGCTCAGGTCGGAGAACTTCGTGGTCGACATCGCCCGCAATGGCGAGGACGCGCTCCATGCCGGACTGACCGAGTTGTTCGACATTGCCGTGCTTGATCTCGGGTTACCGAAGATCGATGGCGTCACGGTTCTAAAGGGGTGGCGCGAAAGCGAACGCAATCTCCCCGTCCTTGTCCTGACGGCGCGTGACGGCTGGCCGGACAAGGTGTCGAGCTTCAAGGCTGGCGCGGACGACTTCCTTTCAAAGCCGTTCAAAATTGAAGAGCTGGTGCTGAGGCTGCGGGCCCTGGTGCGCCGGGCAACCGGCCATGCTTCTTCACGCATTCAATGTGGCGCACTGATGTTTGACGCCCAGCTTGGCACATTTGAGCTGAATGGACTTCCAGTCAAACTGACTGCGCTGGAATGGCGGGTCCTGTCATGCCTCATGCTCAGGAAGGAGATGGTTGTTGATCGGCGCGAGCTGAATGAGCGGGTTTACGACGGAGACGCTGAGGTGGATTCCAACTCCATCGAAGTCATCATCGCAAGGCTGCGCAAAAAGCTTGGTTCTGACATTATCGAGACCGTCCGCGGTCGGGGCTATATGCTGACAGCGCCGGTGCAATCATGA
- a CDS encoding sensor histidine kinase, translating into MTFPTLNRPKSIAGRLLIFSGVFVTLALVVASVVLWLALKTVIREQIDQRLDTQISALASAVVRDEGGRLTLSTPLDAPPFDRPGSGWYWQIESMGQQLTSRSLLGGTIDTPPLSQDFFQMITATPTPGEGHDHGQKLYLRQSTRDVGGAIMTITVSAPQAALADPAVRALLWLAPSMLLLGAVLMIGTLWQIRFGLRPLTSMAADIDAINRGERSRLPDIPIIELAPLASKTNALIEANDERLAATRIQFANLAHGLKTPVASLLLALDSGNDQDGSLRDLVAKIDNRIKHHLSAARRVMASAAKVARTNVAQSIADVYGAISLIHADRGISFQTEVADGLCVACDDKDVEEMFGNLIDNAFKWASERVSVVAERDGPMVRISVEDDGPGIPLERLHTVLLPGVREDERVPGDGFGLTIVTEMAGLYGGSFELERLAPTGLRAVLALPAAKGSVQ; encoded by the coding sequence ATGACGTTTCCTACGCTCAACCGCCCCAAATCAATTGCCGGACGACTGCTGATTTTCTCCGGCGTCTTCGTCACTCTGGCCCTCGTGGTGGCGTCTGTCGTTCTGTGGCTGGCGCTCAAAACCGTCATCCGCGAGCAGATCGATCAGCGCCTTGACACGCAGATCAGCGCGCTGGCCAGTGCGGTGGTGCGGGATGAAGGCGGTAGGCTCACGCTTTCCACACCGCTGGACGCGCCGCCGTTCGATCGCCCCGGATCAGGCTGGTATTGGCAGATCGAGAGCATGGGGCAGCAGCTCACCTCACGTTCGCTGTTGGGTGGAACCATAGACACTCCACCACTAAGCCAAGATTTCTTCCAGATGATCACCGCCACGCCGACCCCTGGAGAGGGGCATGACCATGGACAAAAGCTCTATTTGCGTCAGAGCACCCGTGATGTCGGTGGCGCCATCATGACGATTACAGTGTCCGCGCCTCAAGCAGCGCTCGCCGATCCCGCTGTTCGCGCTTTGCTTTGGCTGGCACCCAGTATGCTGCTGTTGGGCGCTGTGCTGATGATCGGCACGCTCTGGCAGATCCGCTTTGGCCTTCGCCCCCTCACATCGATGGCAGCCGACATCGACGCCATCAACCGTGGAGAAAGGTCTCGGCTTCCCGATATACCCATCATCGAACTCGCGCCACTGGCATCAAAGACCAATGCGTTGATTGAGGCCAATGACGAGAGACTGGCCGCAACACGCATTCAATTTGCCAATCTGGCGCACGGATTGAAGACACCCGTCGCCAGCCTGCTGCTGGCGCTTGATAGCGGCAACGATCAGGACGGTTCGCTGCGCGACCTCGTCGCTAAAATAGACAACAGGATCAAGCACCATCTCAGTGCCGCCCGTCGGGTGATGGCATCGGCGGCTAAGGTTGCGCGCACCAATGTGGCTCAGTCAATTGCCGACGTCTATGGCGCGATCAGCCTGATCCATGCGGATCGTGGGATTAGCTTTCAAACGGAAGTGGCGGATGGATTGTGTGTCGCCTGCGACGACAAGGATGTCGAGGAGATGTTTGGCAACCTGATCGACAATGCCTTTAAATGGGCATCGGAGCGTGTTTCAGTCGTTGCTGAGCGGGATGGACCTATGGTGAGGATCAGCGTCGAAGACGATGGTCCCGGCATCCCGTTGGAGCGTCTCCATACAGTTCTACTGCCCGGTGTTCGGGAAGACGAACGGGTTCCTGGCGATGGTTTTGGTCTGACGATTGTAACGGAAATGGCTGGTCTCTATGGGGGATCGTTTGAACTAGAGCGGCTTGCCCCGACTGGCTTGCGTGCGGTGCTTGCACTTCCAGCCGCCAAAGGTTCCGTCCAATAA